One Theropithecus gelada isolate Dixy chromosome 20, Tgel_1.0, whole genome shotgun sequence DNA segment encodes these proteins:
- the SETD6 gene encoding N-lysine methyltransferase SETD6 isoform X1, translating to MATQTKRPRVAGPVDGGDPDPVAGFLNWCRRVGLELSPKVSERAGGRRTRGGARAALTSPPPAQVAVSRQGTVAGYGMVARESVQAGELLFVVPRAALLSQHTCSIGGLLERERGALQSQSGWVPLLLALLHELQAPASRWRPYFALWPELGRLEHPMFWPEEERRCLLQGTGVPEAVEKDLANIRSEYHSIVLPFMEAHPDLFSLRVRSLELYHQLVALVMAYSFQEPLEEEEDEKEPNSPVMVPAADILNHLANHNANLEYSANCLRMVATQPIPKGHEIFNTYGQMANWQLIHMYGFVEPYPDNTDDTADIQMVTVREAALQGTKTEAERLLAYERWDFLCKLEMVGEEGAFVIGREEVLTEEELITTLKVLCMPAEEFRELKDQDGGGDNKREEGSLTITNIPKLKASWRQLLRNSVLLTLQTYATDLKTDQDLLSNKEVYAQLSWREQQALQVRYGQKMILHQLLELTQVGSFPVP from the exons ATGGCGACCCAGACGAAGCGCCCACGG GTGGCGGGGCCTGTGGACGGCGGCGACCCGGATCCTGTGGCCGGCTTCCTGAACTGGTGCCGGCGGGTGGGGCTGGAGCTGAGTCCCAAGGTGAGCGAGCGAGCCGGCGGGCGGAGGACCCGCGGCGGGGCGCGGGCTGCCCTGACCAGCCCTCCTCCGGCTCAGGTGGCGGTCAGCCGGCAGGGCACGGTGGCCGGCTACGGCATGGTGGCTCGGGAGAGCGTGCAGGCCGGAGAGCTGCTGTTCGTGGTACCGCGGGCCGCGCTCCTGTCGCAGCACACCTGCTCCATTGGCGGCCTGCTGGAGCGAG AGCGAGGCGCGCTGCAGAGCCAGTCGGGCTGGGTGCCACTGCTGTTGGCGCTCCTCCACGAGCTGCAGGCCCCGGCCTCACGCTGGAGGCCGTACTTTGCGCTCTGGCCCGAGCTGGGCCGCTTGGAGCACCCGATGTTCTG GCCAGAGGAGGAGCGCCGGTGCCTGCTGCAGGGCACAGGCGTACCTGAGGCCGTGGAGAAGGATTTGGCCAACATCCGCAGCGAGTACCACTCCATCGTGCTGCCCTTCATGGAAGCCCACCCCGATCTCTTCAGCCTCAGGGTTCGCTCCCTAGAACTCTACCATCAGCTCGTGGCCCTTGTGATGGCCTATAG CTTTCAGGAACcactggaagaggaggaggatgaaaaGGAGCCCAACTCCCCAGTGATGGTGCCTGCTGCAGACATACTAAACCACTTAGCCAATCACAATGCCAATTTAGAATATTCTGCG AATTGTCTTCGGATGGTAGCCACTCAGCCCATTCCTAAAGGCCATGAGATTTTCAACACTTATGGGCAAATGGCTAACTGGCAACTGATTCATATGTACGGTTTTGTTGAACCATATCCTGACAACACGGATGACACAGCTGACATTCAGATGGTGACAGTTCGTGAGGCAGCATTACAGG GAACAAAAACTGAAGCTGAAAGGCTCCTAGCGTATGAGCGCTGGGATTTCCTATGCAAACTGGAGATGGTAGGGGAAGAAGGCGCCTTTGTGatagggagggaggaggtgctaACTGAAGAGGAGCTGATCACCACACTAAAG GTACTGTGCATGCCTGCTGAGGAGTTCAGAGAGCTTAAAGACCAGGATGGAGGGGGAGATAATAAAAGGGAAGAGGGCAGCCTGACGATCACAAATATTCCCAAGCTCAAAGCATCATGGAGACAGCTGCTACGAAACAGTGTTCTATTGACCTTACAGACCTATGCCACAGACTTAAAAACTGACCAAGATTTACTCAGTAATAAGGAAGTCTATGCCCAACTCAGCTGGAGGGAACAGCAAGCCTTACAGGTTCGCTATGGTCAGAAGATGATCTTACATCAGTTGTTGGAACTGACACAAGTTGGCAGTTTCCCTGTTCCCTGA
- the SETD6 gene encoding N-lysine methyltransferase SETD6 isoform X2: MATQTKRPRVAGPVDGGDPDPVAGFLNWCRRVGLELSPKVAVSRQGTVAGYGMVARESVQAGELLFVVPRAALLSQHTCSIGGLLERERGALQSQSGWVPLLLALLHELQAPASRWRPYFALWPELGRLEHPMFWPEEERRCLLQGTGVPEAVEKDLANIRSEYHSIVLPFMEAHPDLFSLRVRSLELYHQLVALVMAYSFQEPLEEEEDEKEPNSPVMVPAADILNHLANHNANLEYSANCLRMVATQPIPKGHEIFNTYGQMANWQLIHMYGFVEPYPDNTDDTADIQMVTVREAALQGTKTEAERLLAYERWDFLCKLEMVGEEGAFVIGREEVLTEEELITTLKVLCMPAEEFRELKDQDGGGDNKREEGSLTITNIPKLKASWRQLLRNSVLLTLQTYATDLKTDQDLLSNKEVYAQLSWREQQALQVRYGQKMILHQLLELTQVGSFPVP; this comes from the exons ATGGCGACCCAGACGAAGCGCCCACGG GTGGCGGGGCCTGTGGACGGCGGCGACCCGGATCCTGTGGCCGGCTTCCTGAACTGGTGCCGGCGGGTGGGGCTGGAGCTGAGTCCCAAG GTGGCGGTCAGCCGGCAGGGCACGGTGGCCGGCTACGGCATGGTGGCTCGGGAGAGCGTGCAGGCCGGAGAGCTGCTGTTCGTGGTACCGCGGGCCGCGCTCCTGTCGCAGCACACCTGCTCCATTGGCGGCCTGCTGGAGCGAG AGCGAGGCGCGCTGCAGAGCCAGTCGGGCTGGGTGCCACTGCTGTTGGCGCTCCTCCACGAGCTGCAGGCCCCGGCCTCACGCTGGAGGCCGTACTTTGCGCTCTGGCCCGAGCTGGGCCGCTTGGAGCACCCGATGTTCTG GCCAGAGGAGGAGCGCCGGTGCCTGCTGCAGGGCACAGGCGTACCTGAGGCCGTGGAGAAGGATTTGGCCAACATCCGCAGCGAGTACCACTCCATCGTGCTGCCCTTCATGGAAGCCCACCCCGATCTCTTCAGCCTCAGGGTTCGCTCCCTAGAACTCTACCATCAGCTCGTGGCCCTTGTGATGGCCTATAG CTTTCAGGAACcactggaagaggaggaggatgaaaaGGAGCCCAACTCCCCAGTGATGGTGCCTGCTGCAGACATACTAAACCACTTAGCCAATCACAATGCCAATTTAGAATATTCTGCG AATTGTCTTCGGATGGTAGCCACTCAGCCCATTCCTAAAGGCCATGAGATTTTCAACACTTATGGGCAAATGGCTAACTGGCAACTGATTCATATGTACGGTTTTGTTGAACCATATCCTGACAACACGGATGACACAGCTGACATTCAGATGGTGACAGTTCGTGAGGCAGCATTACAGG GAACAAAAACTGAAGCTGAAAGGCTCCTAGCGTATGAGCGCTGGGATTTCCTATGCAAACTGGAGATGGTAGGGGAAGAAGGCGCCTTTGTGatagggagggaggaggtgctaACTGAAGAGGAGCTGATCACCACACTAAAG GTACTGTGCATGCCTGCTGAGGAGTTCAGAGAGCTTAAAGACCAGGATGGAGGGGGAGATAATAAAAGGGAAGAGGGCAGCCTGACGATCACAAATATTCCCAAGCTCAAAGCATCATGGAGACAGCTGCTACGAAACAGTGTTCTATTGACCTTACAGACCTATGCCACAGACTTAAAAACTGACCAAGATTTACTCAGTAATAAGGAAGTCTATGCCCAACTCAGCTGGAGGGAACAGCAAGCCTTACAGGTTCGCTATGGTCAGAAGATGATCTTACATCAGTTGTTGGAACTGACACAAGTTGGCAGTTTCCCTGTTCCCTGA